The Methanobrevibacter sp. TLL-48-HuF1 genomic sequence CATTGAAAATTACTGTTGTAATTCCAATATTTACACCTGAAGCCAGTGTCAAAGAGTATGGAATTGAGCTGATTGGCGTAACTCCCAAACCAGACTTTATTGAAAGACCCACACCAAGTGACATTACAAATAATCCACCAACAAATAATATAATTCTTTTAATCCACATTAAAACACCTCACATTTGTTTTAAATCAACTTCACGACCTGTTATTTTTTTAAATCCTTTAACAATATATTCCAACACTGTTCCAACTAAAAATGCTGCTACAATTGTTCCTATCCCAACACTAGCCAAAGGATTTCCAATAAATATCCAGCACATCACTACAGAAATAATTACCATTGCAGCATCAAATCCTACTTTAACCTTTGGAAAAGGCAAATCATATGTAATAGCTATTGCCTGCATTACACCTTCACCTGCAAGCTGAACAATATGAGGCGGAAGGTATAAAAATATTCCAAATGCCAGAACCACAATACTGATTCCCAGAAATATAAAGTCTCCAATAAGACCTGGAGGTTTCGGTACAAATGAAACCAGATACACTGCCAAAGTTGTAAAATATCCGAAAAGAACCCCTGCAACAACCTGCAGCAGTATTTTAGCTTTAAAATTCTCTCTTAGAATTAAAAACTGCAGTATTACAAGAGCAATGTGAAACAGTATAGTTGCAAATCCTACTTCTATTGCCCATACATGCATCATGGAATAGGGAATTGAGCTAACTGGAGAAGAGCCCAAATCAGACCTGAATGAAAATGCAATACCTGCAGTCATTACAAAAAGTCCCAGGACATATAATGAAATCCTTTTAATCATATTTCCGTTCATAATCATCACATCTGTTTAAAATCCACTACTTCTCCGGTCAAATAGCTGTTAAGTTTATGAATGTATTTTAATACAATTCCAACAAAAACAGCTGAAAGAATTGTTCCAATACCTATACTGCCCCCAATTACTCCCAAAAATACAAAACACAATATTAAAGAAATAACAAGCAGGCCAACATCATAAACAACCTTGGTTTTTGAGAAAGGCTTGTTAAATGCAATAGCTAATGCCTGTGTTACCCCGTCAACAGATACCGGAATAATGTTTGCAGGAACATAGAAAAACAATCCCAAAGCTACACTGAATATGCTTAAACATGTCAGCAGCAGTTCAAATAGAATACTGGCTGAATCAGGAATAAAACCCATTAATCCAACTGAAAAACTTGTGAAATATCCGAACAATATTCCAACAAAGACCTGCAGGAAGTGTTTAACTTTAAAGTCCTTTCTTAACAATACCAATTCTATTAAAACTAAAATTGCATGAAATATAATTGTAGCCTGACCTATTTCAATTCCCCAAATCAAATTTAAAGTGTATGGAACTGAACTGACAGGTGTTGCTCCTAAATTAGATTTTATTGAAAAACCTATCCCCAGAGTTATAAACCACAATCCCAGAAGATAGTTAAATACTCTTTTAAATGTTAATCTGTCATTTCCAAAAAAATCCATACTATACTATATGTACTACACAATATTTAAAAACTATAAAAATAAGACATTTATATAGCTTTATCATAAGCTAAATCATAAAATTTATTTTTACATACGGAGGAAATTTTAAATGGATGAAATTTTATTAATGCTTCCAGGTCCAACAACAGTACACCCAAGAGTACTTAATGCTATGTCTCAAGCTGTTGTAAATCATAGAGGAGCTAAATATGGAGAAATCTTAACTGAAACCAGCGAATTAATGTCTGATGTTTTCCAAACCTCTAACCAATCCTATTTATTAACCGGGTCTGGAACTGCAGCAATGGAAGCAGCTATAAGTAATGTAGTAAATTCCGGAGAAAAAGTCTTAAATGTTGTAGGAGGAAAATTCGGAGAACGTTTCATGAAAATAGCTAATGCTCATGGAATTACCACCGAAGAATTAGCAGTAGAATGGGGAACTGCAGTAACTCCTGAAGCTATTAAAGCTGCTCTTGATGCTGATGAAGATATTAAAGCTGTATCTGTTGTTCATAATGAAACTTCAACTGGTGTAGCAGCACCTATTGAAGCAATCGGTAAAGTAATGAAAGATTACGACGCCCTCTACATTGTAGATACTGTATCTTCCCTTGGAGGAGACTATGTTGATGTAGACAAATTCGGAATAGATGTATGTATTACCGGATCCCAAAAATGTATTGCAGCACCACCTGGAATGGCTGCTATTACATTAAGTGATGATGCTTGGGCTGCTGCAGATAAAGTAGACTCCCATACTTTCTACTTAGATATGCAAGCTGCTAAAAAAAGTGGAGACAAAAATCCACCTCAAACTCCATACACTCCTTCTGTATCTCTAACTTATGCTATGAACGAAGCATTAAAAATGGTTATGGAAGAAGGATTAGAAAACAGAGTTGCACGTCACCACAAAGCTGCTAAAGCTAGTGTAGCTGCTGTAAAAGCATTAGGTTTAGAATTATTCGCAGATGAAAAAGTATCCTCAGCTACTGTAACTGCAGTTAAAATGCCTGAAGGCATAACTGATGCAGACTTCAGAGGAACTGTCCGTGACAAATACGGAGTAGAATTAGCTGGTGGACAAGACCACTTAAAAGGAAACATATTCAGAATAGGACATATGGGAAACATTTCCTACAAAGAATTAGTACAAACCTTTGCAGCTATCGGAATGACTTTAAAAGGTCTCGGTGCAATTGAAGATGCAGGTGCTGGAGTAGCATCCATTACAGAATCATACTTATGATTCTTCTTTTTTTCTTTTTTTAAATTTGATATTATATCAAATCCTTATTTTTAGAGTTGCATATCATCAAAATATAACTGCTTCACTTTTCAACAGCTATGAAAATTTTATCGACTATACTCGATAAATTTTAAAAAATAGCAGAAATTTCTTTTATACTCGATAAAAATCAAGATTTCAAAATTACATTAAAATCATTATTTTATTGATTTAAGAATGTAAAATTGTTTTTAGAAAAAACTGACCAATTTATAAACTATAAAAACCAATGAGATATTGGATATCCAATAAAAACAACAGGGGGTTTTAATCATCAACTATCACATACTGGACATAACATTAAAAGAAATAGCAAATACCTCAATAAATGAACTGTTAGAATTTATGAACATCGATTATGAAATTGTAGAATCAGCCAAAACAGAATTCAGCGAATTAAAAAATAAAAGATATCATCTGGACTACGTAGGTAAAACAAAAGACAAAATTTATATTCATATAGAATTTCAAGCAAGATTTCCAACAAAAAAGGAATTGCAAAGAATCTTCGCTTATGTCGCATTACTACATGAATACACCGGCTGTTTTGTTGAAACCTACATCATTTGTGTTCAAGCAATACCGAACGACCAGATTATCCATCAGTACAGTAAAGACAATGTTTTTAAAATTAACATCATGTCCTTAAAAAACATTGACGGAAATAAAAAAATAAATAGTATAAGTAAAAAAATAGAAAACAACGAAAAACTAACACCAACAGAAATACTTGCTTTGAAATTAATGCCGTTTACAAGCTATAAGGAAACAACAGAAGAAATAACATTGAAAACTGCTCAATTAACCAATAAAATAACAACATTAACCATAGACGAACTTAACAACATCAAGTACATTCAACAGGCAGTATGTTCCAAAGTAATAAAAAAAGAACACCAACAACCAATAATGGAGGAAATAAAAATGAGAAACACACTATACGACCAAGCCAGAAAAGAAGGAATAAAAGAAGGAATAAAAGAAGGAATAAAAGAAGGAATAAAAGAAGGAATAAAAGAAGGAATAAAAGAAGGCAAAACAGAAATAACAAACGAAATAACAACACTAATTCAAAAAGGAAAACTGCCTAAAGACACTTTAGACAAAATAACTTCCCTAAAAACATAAAAATGATTCATAAAATAGGCTTGATAATAGCTAAATTATTAAGCCTGAAATTTTTTTAAATAAACAAAATATTTAATATTTGATAGCTAATATTATAATTAACTAAAAAAATGGATGTGTCAAAATATGGCTGAAAATATTAAAACAAGTGTAGAAGAATTACGTAAACTTATCAGTATTGAAAATGTTGTTGGAAAACCTATTGATGCAGGAGACCAATTTTTAATTCCGGTAATGAGAATGGGAGTAGGTTTTGGAGCCTGTGAAAACATACTGGGCAATGATGGAAATGATACTGTAGGTGCCGGTGCTGGTGTTGAACCTGTTTCCATGGTAATTATTCCAAAAAATGCTAAAAGCGGAGAAGGAGTTAAAGTTGTTAACTTAACTAAAGGAACTGAAACCAACAAAGCATTGTCTGATTTAGGACTGATTGTGTCTGACCTTGTTAAAAATTATTTTTCACAATCTTCAGACGACTACGATGAATCAGAATATATTGAACCTGAGTTTACAACTACCGAAGAAGAAGACCAATAAATTTTTTAAAAAAGGGATATTTTGAATACCATATACATCCTAGGAATGATTTTACTCTTAATCATTCTAATCATTATTATTTTTTTATATATGGGTCTTAGAATATCACTTAGCTTTGAAAAAACTGGAAGCAAGCTTTCAGCTATTGTTAAAATAAATATTTTTAAAAAAATAACTGTTTATAATTCTTCAAAAGAAAAAGAATCCGAAGAAGAAGCAGACGAGAAAAAAGGGTCTAAAAATTTAATGAACCCCCTTAAAAATGCTCTGCCTTACATTACAGATTTTTTAAAAAAAACCGCAAAATCCATTAAAGTTACAAAATTAGAAAATCATCTTAAATTTGGACTGGCCAGCTATGCAGATACTGCACAATATATTGGATATATCTGGGCAATTAACGGATTTATTAAAACATTATATCCTGTTTCTAAAGTAAGTGCCGAACCTGTTTTTGGAGATCCTGTAATTGATTTTAAAGGATGCTTAGATGTTGATATTAATCTTTTAAAGCTGATTTTGCCTGTTGTCAGTTTAATTTCCAAAAAAGAAATCAGGATTTTGATTAAGGCTTTTAGAGGTGATAAAAATGAAAGATGATTTTTCAGGATTTGCAAAACACCAAAAGGAAAAGCTTGACAAATACTTCAAAAAGGATGAAGAGCTAACCTTTAAAAAAATAGCTGTTGGAGAGGATAACTTTTATTTTATCTATAAATCAAAAGCAGTTATCTTAAAAGATAAAATAGCCAGTTATGAACTGATACCCCTCGGATTTATCCACAACACAGATGATGAATACTATTACTATTCATTTGACGGCAACTGCCAGGGGTATGAAGATATTGTAAAAAAATTTGTTGAAGAATGCCTTATTTAGGAAGAGGAATATCTTCAAACCTTACAGCAACATCCATAATGTCATAATCCTCTGCATCCTGGAAATCTTCAAGCTTTTCTACTCTTTTTGCTTTTAATCCGTATGCTTCAGCTACTTTTACAAAGTCAGGATTTTTTAAATCTGTCTGATAGGGTTCCATACCATATTTATTAACTTCATGCTGTCTTATAATGCCATATTGTGAGTTGTTTATTATGAAAATTAAAATATTCAAACCATACTCTTTTATTGTAGCCAACTCCTGAATATTCATCTGGAAATCTCCGTCTCCGTTGATTACAATTATTTTTTTATCAGGATTTGCAACTGCTGCTCCAATAGCTCCAGGAATTCCGTAACCCATTGGTCCAAGTGCTGACTGGAACAGCAGCTGGCCAAAGTCAGAGGATTTTTTAAGCAGTGTTACCCATGTAATATGACTTCCGGCATCACCGATTACAATATTATCCATATATTGCTTTAAAATTTCATTAATAGCTACCTGCGGTCTTAACGGAAGTGTTTTATCTCCCAATCCTTCAACAGCTATTTTATTGTCAATTTCCAATATTTCATCTAACCAGTCTGCTTTTTTAAAGTCAGCTTCACATAAAAAGTCTTCAACACTTCCCTGAATCGGATAATCTCCTTTAAGATGCTTTTTATTAATATTTACATGAATTAATCTGTCTTCAATTTCTTCCAATGATGTAAATGTTCTTTCAGAAGCTCTTGCACCTAAAGCTATGATACAGTCCGAATTTTTTAGAGCATAATCTGCTCTGGGAGTTCCTCTTGAACCTATCATTCCCAGATTTAAAGGATTGTTTTCATCTATGATTCCTTTTGAATTAAAGGTAGTTGTTACCGGAATTCCATTACTTTCAGCTATCAGTTTTAAAACTTCCCTTTGTGATATTGCTCCTGAACCCAATACAAAGAGAGGTTTTTTAGATTTGTTTATTAATTCCTGAGCTTTTTTAACATTTGACAGGTCATTTTCACACAAATAACATAAATCAAAGTCCTGAAAGTCCTCGCTTAACAGAACATCACTTGACAAATTTATATGAACAGGACCTTTGGGATCGTGTTTAATTTTATAAATAGCTGCCCTTAGTGCATATACTGCTTCAGTTCCGTTTAAGGGATTGAATGATTCATCAACAATATTTCTAAAAATTTCTGATGTCGGAAGTGACTGGAAAACATCCTCATTTCTCAAATCAGTGGGATTGTCTCCTGTTAAAACCAGAAGAGGCACATTGTCTTTGTATGCTCCGGCCAGAGCCATTGTAAAATTAAGTGCTCCCGGTGCTGCAGTAGCTACACATGCACTTAATTTATGAGATGATTTGTAATATGCATCTGCTGCATGCATAGCTGCCTGTTCATGCCTTACCAGAACATGATTTATTTTGGAATCTTTGAGAGCTTTATAAAACGGCAATATCTGTTCTCCGGGAAGTCCGAAAATATTTTCCAGACCTTCCTCTTCAAGGATTTTAACTAAATAAGCAGCTACATTCATTATTATTCCTCTTCCTGATAAGATCCGCTGTATTGGCCGGAGCCTTCAACTTCAAAAACAACTCCCTGAGCTATTCTGTCTCCTTTTTTGATTTTATATTCATAATCTCCGTGATTATAAATCATGAACATTAAAGTTCCGAAAAAACCGGGATCTCCAACAGCTGTCTGAACTGAGACAAAAGACCTCAGTAATGTGGATCTCGGCAAGTATAACATAGAGTATCCTTTCGGAATTTTGATTTTCCTGTCAATTGAAGCAAGATAAGCGGTGTGGGGTTTTAAAGTGTAAACAGGGCCTTCCAATTCTTTAATTTCAGGAAGATTTTTTTCATTGTCAATCAGGGAACCTTCACTTTCCTGAGTATAAATTTTATCTAAAGCCAAATCAATTCCTGAAGGCTGAACCAAATCTTTAAAATCCGGAAACAGTTTAACAAGTTCATTTTCACCAAGCATAATAATCACTTAATAGATAGTTTATTATATCTGATTAATAAATTTTAAAAACAGGGAGGAAAAAATTATGCCAGTAATAACAATAGCCGGAAATGACACAATCCGTGTTGAAGATAAAAGAGAAATGGTAAAAAAAGTAAGTGAAATAGTAGCTGACAGTTACGGATTACCAATAGAAGCAATAACAGTACTTGTTCAAGCTTATCCGAAAGAAAGCATCGGAGTAGCTGGTGAATTATTAAGTGATAGGGAATAAATTTCCTTATCATTTAAACCTATCAGTATTTTATTGTTATAATGCAGATACTGGCAATAGCTAATCCATATTATCTTCAAAATAGTCATACAGCTCATCTTTAACTGGAATATGGAGATTATATTTAATATTAACAATCGGCAAGTCCTTGTCTTTGCTTCTGATAGTTGTCTGAATAAAATCAAATGGTTCAACCTGACCCATATAATAGAAATCCTTACCTTCATCATCACTTTTCTTAATAAATAAATGTATCTTCAAATTAGTTTTCTGATAATTTTTAATTGCAAGTACTTCCTTACTATCTAATTTAAGCCTACTTCTAGTCATCCAGCTGAAAACATTCTTATTTACAAACTCATCTAGATACTTAGTACTATCTGAAATGTCTTCTTTTTTATCATAAGTTACAAAAATAGGGCAGGTATTGTGTTTTACTCTATATCCGTATAATGTGGAGCTGTCATCATTTGGCCAATTAAGTAATCTGCAAACGTCCCTTCTTGAATACTTGGCGTATAGTGTTAAATTTTCACCTTCAACTTGAGCATTGTATTCTGTTTTGTATTTAAGCAATCCATAATCAATTACATCCAAAACATGTTTTCTGTAAGTTTCATGAGACAGATACTCTTTAAAATCATTTGAGATTAGAAATTCATTCATGAAAGACAATTCGGAAAAATCTTTCTTATCTTTTTTACTGAACTCAAGATTTAAAACATTAATTGCATTTTCAATTGATTTTACATCATTTTGAATATCATATTCTGCTTTTAATAAGTGTTCAATTGATTCAACTGAGAAATAACCATTATAAATTAAAGATTTTAAAATCAGCAACTCATGAGGTCTTTTTCCACTGGCCAAGTTTTTGGATATGAATTTTAAAGATGAAATTTCCTCTTCTGAAAGGTATTCATCATAATCTTTATCTGCCTTTTTTAAAAATGAATAATAGCAATCCATTGCAGTATGATTTAAGATTAATAAAGGATCCATTTCACCATTTTCATAGAAATCCAAAAGCATTGGAATTCTGCCTAATTTAAACTTCAGATTATTGTATTTTTCCTTAAAAAGAGCTATTCTTGAAAATGAAGTGTTGTTTATAGAATTATAAATTCTCTTTTTAGAAACTTCATCAAAACTGATTGAAGAAGCTCCAGGAATCACTTTATTTCCCTCCATCAGATAACGGCGAATATTATCCTTATCATAAGATCTGTCCCCTGAAAGAGCTATTGGAATCATGAAATTGTTTTTATAATTTCCAATAAAATCCAGAATAACAACATAGTCTTTGTTTTTAAATTTCCTAAGGCCTCTTCCCAATTGCTGAATAAATATAATTGGAGATTGTGTTGGCCTTACAAGTAAAACCTGATTAATTTCAGGAATATCTACCCCTTCATTAAAAATATCAACTGTAAAAATGTATTCCAACTTGTTTTTAGCCTCATCATTAGTCAGTCTGTAAATTGCATCTTCCCTTGTCTGCTGTGAATCATCACCTGTCAGGACAGTTGCCGGATGGCCTCTTTTATTAAATGCTTTTGAAAGCTCATTTGCTTCTTTTTTCCTGCTGCAAAATACCAAAGCTTTAATTCTGTCTCCAGAATATCCGTAATAGGCTGATTTTTCAAGCAAATAATTTACCCTGTCATCTGAAACCAACTGATTGAATTCTGTTGAATCATCAACAGTTTCTCCGTCAATTTCCAAGTCAGATATTCCAAAATAATGAAAAGGACACAACAAATCCTCTTCCAAGGCGTCTTTAAGTCTGATTTCACAGGCCAGATTATGGTCAAAGAGTTCATAAATATCAATACCGTCAGGACGCTCAGGTGAAGCAGTCATCCCCAAACAGAATTCAGGTTCAAAATAATCCATGATTTTTTGATAAGAATAAGCACCTGCTTTATGAACTTCATCAATCACAATATAATCAAATTCATCTTTTTCAAATTTAGTGTAAACATCATCTTTAGACAATGTTTGAATTGTTGAGAATAAAAAATTAGAATCATAATCTTTAGAATTACCAGTCAGCAATCCGAAATCTTTTGTATTTTTAAAAACATTTTTATAAGCATTAATAGCCTGTTTGGCGATTTGTTCTCTGTGAACTACAAAAAGAAACTTTTTAGGATTGAAATCCTGAACAGCAAAAGCAGAAGCATAAGTTTTACCAGTACCAGTTGCTGATACCAGAAGTGCCTTTGATTCACCACTTTGAATTAAAGACCTTAAACTTTCCATAAAACCAATCTGCATAGAATTTGGAACCAAATCTTCAGACTGAAGTTTTTTGTAGTTTTCTTTTAGCTTTGTAAAGTTCTTTTGAGAATCATATAATTTCTCATAAGCAGGAAGAACATCATCAAGATTGCTTGCTTCCTGCCATAATGAGTTAAATTCATCCAATAAATTATTCAACACTTCACCGTCATGTAAAGAGGTAAATTCAACATTCCACTCCTTGTTAACAGTCAAAGCATTTAAAGTTAAATTAGAACTGCCTACAATACCTTTGTAAATGTTATTTTTTCTAAAAACATAACCTTTAGTGTGAAAACCATTCTTTTCCTGAGCATACAGCTTAACTTCAATATTATCTAAAGACTGAAGCTTTTTTAAAGCTTTAGGATCTGTAAAATTAAGATAATCAGTTGTAAGAATCTTACCTTTAATTCCCCTTTGTTCAAGCTCTAAAAAATCCTGCAAAAGAGGAGTTAATCCACCTAAAGTAATAAAAGCAGAGCTTATAAAAAATTCGTCACAATTCTGCAGTTCCTCCTTAATGGAATTTAAAACCTTATGATTAAAATTGTTTGAAAGGAATTTAGGTTTAAAATCATTTGCAGGATTATAAGTTTCATTAATAAAAGCGGTTTTAGCTCCTTCTAAAATATCATTCTGATTATCCATAAAAATCACATGTTTTCTTTTAGATAATTGACTGCGTCAATATCCGCCGGCAGCCAATTTAAAGTGTTTAATTCTTCTTTTGTAATCCATTTACCGTCATTGTGTTCTAAAAGTTCGATTGAACCTTCCTTAATTGAACACATAAAACAGGACATGAATAAATAAAAGTTAGGATACTGATACTCAATATCTAAGGCAAATTTATCAACATTAATTTCAATGTTTAATTCTTCTTTAATTTCACGAACTAGAGCCTGCTTTTTGGTTTCGCCAGGTTCGATTTTTCCCCAGGAAACTCCCACATGTTTATAAACTCACCATATCCTCTTTTAGTAGCTAAAATTTTATCTTCATTTTTAATAATAGCTGCCACTACTTTTATTTGTTTCATGTTTTTTACACCTGAATTAAAATATTAATTGAATATATTGGCTGCTTTGTATTTAAATATTCTTAATTCAGTTTATAAATTAATTAATTAACAATTAAACTTCTTATTACATTTTTAATAAAAATAGATAGATTATACTCCTCCTCGCCACCATTTCCAGGAGCTAAGGGAAAAGCGCCAACAGAAGGAATAATTAGATCATTATCTTCTCTAAACAATTTATGTACATTACCTGGGTATAAAACGTATGATCCTTCAGTTTTTAAAATGGAATCCTTGTAAGTATGCATCTTATAAATATCCCCATTTTTAAAAATTCTATCTTTATTTTCATTAGAATCCCTATTATTAACTTCATTTTCAACTTCAGAGAATGTTTTATCTTGAATTTTGTTATAAAAATTAATAACATCCAATTCAGAGCGATATTTTGCATCAAAATGAATAAAATATCTTTCTCCATTTAAATAAATAAGTAATGAGTAATCTGGCCTAAAAGCTAAAGAATATGACCTATATTTTGTATTATTTGAAAATGTTTTATTATAAAATAATTCAATGAAAATATCCTGATCAAATAAATTTAATTTAAATTTTTTAATTGATTTATGTCCTCTTTTAATATCCATTGACCAGTTATCCTTATTAATCTCAAAAACATCTTCAAAATCCACTTTAGAAACACTCATTTCGTTTAAAACTTTTAAAATTTTGAAATAACACCAATATTCATATAATTCACTTAATTTCTTTTCAAAACCTTTGAATTGATTGTTAAGTTCATCCCAACTTAATTTAAAAGAAAATTCAAACATTAAAAAGAATTGGAAAATATCCCTATAACCTTCCCTCTTTTGTAAAACTTGTGAATTAAATGGAATGTAATCTAAAGTACCAATATCTGCAAATAATTTATTGGAAAGATAATATACAATTTCTTCATTGAAAAAAGTTAATTTATCCTTAATATAACCCTCTTTTGAATTGTCTAACAACTTTTCAATCAAATCTCTTACCAATTCTAAAAAATATTTAAAAAATCTATTTTCAGCAACATCAATTGAATCATTATAGTCTATTTCCTCAACTTCAATTGGTAAAAACCCTCCAAGATAATTAGCCAATTTCATATCAGAATCTGTTTTTTGCAACTTATCAGGATTGTTTAAAATATTAATCAATTCCTTTTCACCAGTATTTGATGCAAAAGAAGTTGGAACCACATCGTCACATTCTTCCAACCTAGAATATAAATTCTTAGACAGGTATTCAAAAATAGACGGCAAGTTCTCAGGCCTGAACAAATATTCCAAAAACATGAAATCTTCATAATATGTTGTTTTATTTTTATAATCAATTTCGAATTCCTGATAAAGAGGAGAATCACTTTCAAAAATCAAACCTAATGCATATTGAGATAATTCCGCTATCATGGCAGAATATTGATTAAAATAATCTATTTTTTTAGATCTAACTTCAATTGGAACCTTATT encodes the following:
- a CDS encoding DUF2357 domain-containing protein, producing MIEQKVSIELRNSMGGVGTLYISALNSQMANHSKHIINDYLTLENIDLVETPDNLTPIQYCVDASTHFANLMLLEETDYQILFESKDVNSSYDILYSLVKMNNDFFNEFRFSLTEFEKYKVVGTLNFRSYVGKSFLDVKKNGYLSNKVPIEVRSKKIDYFNQYSAMIAELSQYALGLIFESDSPLYQEFEIDYKNKTTYYEDFMFLEYLFRPENLPSIFEYLSKNLYSRLEECDDVVPTSFASNTGEKELINILNNPDKLQKTDSDMKLANYLGGFLPIEVEEIDYNDSIDVAENRFFKYFLELVRDLIEKLLDNSKEGYIKDKLTFFNEEIVYYLSNKLFADIGTLDYIPFNSQVLQKREGYRDIFQFFLMFEFSFKLSWDELNNQFKGFEKKLSELYEYWCYFKILKVLNEMSVSKVDFEDVFEINKDNWSMDIKRGHKSIKKFKLNLFDQDIFIELFYNKTFSNNTKYRSYSLAFRPDYSLLIYLNGERYFIHFDAKYRSELDVINFYNKIQDKTFSEVENEVNNRDSNENKDRIFKNGDIYKMHTYKDSILKTEGSYVLYPGNVHKLFREDNDLIIPSVGAFPLAPGNGGEEEYNLSIFIKNVIRSLIVN